The Miscanthus floridulus cultivar M001 chromosome 7, ASM1932011v1, whole genome shotgun sequence genome includes a region encoding these proteins:
- the LOC136464412 gene encoding uncharacterized protein: MKRLIAHGQLGCPPRSLVARSPALPLPALCNNVLPGYRYYSAEKHDDTTLGEIGDKARSTAEEFLRVAKEKTDDVAESAKETLHETKEAVVGESDDDKEKFKRRVEEERYHHQK, translated from the exons ATGAAGAGGTTGATTGCTCATGGCCAGCTCGGTTGCCCTCCCCGGAGTCTGGTGGCCAGATCCCCTGCCCTGCCTTTGCCTGCACTTTGCAACAATGTTCTTCCCGGCTACAGG TATTATTCAGCCGAGAAACACGATGACACCACACTAGGTGAAATCGGGGATAAAGCAAGATCAACAGCCGAAGAGTTCCTGAGGGTGGCAAAGGAGAAGACCGACGATGTCGCAGAGAGCGCAAAGGAAACGCTGCACGAGACAAAGGAAGCGGTGGTCGGGGAGTCGGATGACGACAAGGAGAAGTTCAAAAGgagggtggaggaggagaggtACCATCATCAGAAATAA
- the LOC136464413 gene encoding protein NRT1/ PTR FAMILY 5.8-like, translated as MCKLLKELSEASRCSLFLMDSEGKSAALSKPCVLIIVVAGVERFVYKGVASNIVTFLTDVVKMSTSSAAKSVSTWNGVTSMLPLASAILADSFWDRYSTITVSSLLYIVGLVGLTSWAVLHSWMPSSLLFLPLYLISVGQGGYIPSLQAFGADQLLIEDDMESLPAEQKNQVKSLFFQWWYFDICSGSLLGNSIMSYIQDTFGWGLGFAIPCSVMVLSVVAFCCGAPLYMCKERNTGNKPSDGIFRALKEIVTCLITRKVRLPARDDDHDISELELEEKALKDEFTDMKEAKDDHDTAPSVTNAILRLLLIWTTLLIFAVIFQQPMTFFTEQGTLMNHKVGSTFVISPAMLQSSTTMSVILLMPLYDKIFVPLMRVFTREEKGITVLQRIGIGMVLSVAAMVTASIVESKRVHFVSEGDGATHQLSIFWLLPQYILLGVADVFTVVGMQFFYTQVPSTMRTIGIAHYLSVFGFGNFLGAFVIAVLETTTARTGEGHGWFSDDPRHEHLDKYYWFLAFIGTVSFVFFTYLCKYYSEPEAPGR; from the exons ATGTGTAAACTTTTGAAGGAGCTGAGTGAGGCTTCTCGGTGTTCACTGTTTCTCATGGATTCAGAAGGGAAGTCGGCAGCATTGAGCAAGCCATGTGTTCTCATTATAG TGGTGGCTGGTGTGGAGAGATTTGTTTACAAGGGGGTAGCCTCAAATATTGTGACTTTCCTCACTGATGTTGTAAAGATGAGCACATCCTCCGCTGCGAAGAGTGTTAGCACATGGAATGGAGTCACGTCCATGCTTCCACTGGCTAGTGCCATTCTTGCTGATTCTTTCTGGGATCGTTATTCTACCATAACTGTTTCATCGTTGCTTTACATAGTG GGCCTAGTAGGTTTAACCTCATGGGCAGTGCTGCACTCATGGATGCCATCTTCTTTGCTGTTTTTGCCACTGTACTTGATCTCAGTTGGGCAGGGTGGATACATCCCTTCGTTGCAAGCATTTGGAGCTGATCAACTACTGATTGAAGATGACATGGAATCTCTGCCAGCTGAACAAAAGAACCAGGTGAAGAGCCTGTTCTTCCAGTGGTGGTATTTTGATATATGCAGTGGTAGCCTCTTGGGGAACTCCATCATGTCATACATCCAAGACACGTTTGGTTGGGGTCTCGGATTTGCCATTCCTTGCAGCGTCATGGTCTTATCTGTGGTCGCATTCTGTTGCGGAGCTCCTCTGTATATGTGCAAGGAACGGAATACTGGTAACAAGCCTTCAGATGGCATTTTCAGAGCACTGAAAGAAATCGTTACATGTCTCATTACTCGGAAGGTCCGTTTACCGGCTAGAGATGATGATCATGACATTTCGGAGCTAGA ATTAGAAGAGAAGGCGCTTAAAGATGAGTTCACTGATATGAAGGAGGCAAAAGATGACCATGACACTGCACCTAGCGTCACCAATGCCATCCTGAGGCTTCTGCTGATCTGGACAACGCTGCTGATCTTCGCCGTCATCTTTCAGCAGCCAATGACGTTCTTCACCGAGCAAGGGACACTGATGAACCACAAGGTCGGCAGCACCTTCGTGATTTCTCCAGCAATGCTccagagctcgacgacgatgtcgGTGATACTGCTCATGCCGCTGTACGACAAGATATTCGTTCCTCTGATGCGCGTGTTCACCCGGGAGGAGAAGGGGATTACCGTGCTCCAGCGGATCGGCATCGGTATGGTCCTCTCAGTCGCAGCCATGGTCACCGCCTCCATTGTCGAATCGAAGCGGGTCCATTTCGTCAGCGAAGGAGACGGCGCCACTCATCAGCTGAGCATATTCTGGCTGCTGCCGCAGTACATTCTACTGGGAGTAGCTGATGTGTTCACGGTCGTCGGAATGCAGTTCTTCTACACGCAGGTCCCCAGCACCATGAGGACCATCGGCATCGCGCACTACCTCAGCGTCTTTGGCTTCGGGAACTTCCTCGGTGCCTTTGTGATCGCGGTCCTcgagacgacgacggcgaggacgGGAGAGGGACACGGCTGGTTCTCTGATGATCCACGGCATGAACACCTGGACAAGTACTACTGGTTCCTGGCTTTTATCGGCACCGTCAGTTTTGTGTTCTTCACGTATCTGTGCAAGTACTACAGTGAACCGGAGGCACCTGGGAGATAG